From a single Vibrio tubiashii genomic region:
- a CDS encoding adenosine deaminase: MNQTQFIQQLPKVELHLHIEGSLEPEMMFELAQRNNIALPFTTPEEVKAAYQFTNLQSFLDIYYQGANVLIHEQDFYDLTWAYLLRCQQDNVIHTEIFFDPQTHTERGIAFETVISGIHRALEDGREQLGITSQIIMCFLRHLDEESAFDTLFQALEHKDKIVGVGLDSSELGHPPEKFARVFAKAIEEGFLTVAHAGEEGPVSNIYDSLELLKVSRIDHGVRCSDDENLLHALAQSQMPLTVCPLSNTKLKVFEEMHEHNIVELLRRGICVTINSDDPAYFGGYMTDNFLAVAEAHSMTNQELAKFTRNAIAASFISDEEKQKLREKLGEFISSVS; this comes from the coding sequence ATGAACCAAACCCAATTTATCCAACAACTTCCAAAAGTTGAGCTGCATTTGCATATAGAAGGCTCCCTTGAGCCAGAGATGATGTTTGAACTCGCTCAACGCAACAATATCGCGTTACCTTTTACTACCCCAGAGGAAGTGAAAGCCGCGTATCAGTTTACCAATCTTCAGTCCTTTCTAGACATCTATTACCAAGGTGCAAATGTCCTGATTCATGAGCAAGATTTTTATGATCTGACTTGGGCTTACTTGTTACGTTGTCAGCAAGATAATGTCATCCATACTGAGATATTCTTTGACCCGCAAACTCACACTGAGAGAGGGATTGCGTTTGAGACCGTGATCAGCGGTATTCACCGCGCACTAGAAGATGGTCGTGAGCAGCTTGGAATTACTAGCCAGATCATCATGTGTTTCCTACGCCACTTAGATGAAGAAAGTGCCTTTGATACCTTATTCCAAGCCCTTGAACATAAAGACAAGATTGTTGGTGTCGGTTTGGACTCCTCTGAACTTGGTCATCCGCCAGAAAAATTTGCCCGCGTATTTGCTAAAGCGATAGAGGAAGGATTCTTAACGGTGGCTCACGCAGGGGAAGAAGGTCCTGTAAGCAATATCTATGACAGCTTAGAGCTATTGAAGGTAAGCCGTATTGATCATGGTGTGAGATGCTCAGATGATGAAAACTTATTGCATGCTTTAGCGCAAAGCCAGATGCCGCTAACGGTATGCCCATTATCCAATACTAAGCTCAAGGTGTTTGAAGAGATGCATGAGCACAATATTGTTGAGCTGCTAAGGCGTGGTATCTGCGTGACGATCAATTCTGATGATCCCGCATACTTTGGTGGTTATATGACAGATAATTTCTTGGCTGTCGCCGAAGCACACTCAATGACCAATCAAGAGCTGGCGAAGTTTACCCGCAATGCGATTGCCGCCAGTTTCATCAGTGATGAAGAGAAGCAAAAACTAAGAGAAAAGCTGGGCGAATTTATTAGTTCGGTGAGTTAA
- a CDS encoding tRNA-uridine aminocarboxypropyltransferase, whose translation MSRYCSQCGKSLKACICEWIQSLTSNVELVILQHHSETNRPMGTARILKLSLANSYCFEGEDFSAHDKLNQLLNDESYHHFVLYPGEGSVSHTQVAAKLSAEQKVRVILLDGTWKKAYKMWQLSTNLHALPLIHLPDDLQGNYRIRKAPSDNSLSTVEAGYHILSLLEPETDFLPLIDAFNQMIEFQIQQMPPGVFEKNYRAD comes from the coding sequence ATGTCCCGATACTGTTCTCAATGTGGAAAGTCACTCAAAGCTTGTATCTGTGAGTGGATACAAAGCCTAACATCGAATGTCGAGTTGGTCATCCTACAACACCACAGTGAAACAAACAGACCAATGGGAACGGCGCGAATACTCAAGCTGTCACTCGCCAATAGCTATTGCTTTGAAGGGGAAGACTTCTCTGCTCATGATAAGCTCAACCAATTGCTGAACGACGAGTCCTATCATCACTTTGTGCTCTATCCGGGAGAAGGCTCGGTGAGCCATACACAAGTCGCTGCAAAGCTATCTGCCGAGCAAAAGGTAAGGGTGATCCTGTTAGATGGCACTTGGAAAAAAGCCTATAAGATGTGGCAACTATCAACCAATTTACACGCTCTGCCGTTAATTCACTTACCTGATGACTTGCAAGGTAATTACCGTATTCGCAAAGCGCCAAGCGATAATAGTCTCTCGACAGTTGAGGCGGGCTACCACATTTTGTCGCTACTCGAACCAGAGACAGATTTCCTACCTTTAATCGATGCCTTCAACCAAATGATCGAGTTTCAAATTCAGCAAATGCCACCGGGCGTGTTTGAAAAAAACTATCGCGCGGATTGA
- the rrtA gene encoding rhombosortase, translating to MRLLLLLIAISLVCLGLQFEPFASQVNWQRYFILEGQWWRILTGNFTHTNFAHLGMNLAGLWVISFIFKPSPKALLFSLIIVSLAIGGLNFLSSMNGYVGLSGVLHGLFAYFALQEALNNRKSSWLLVVGVLAKVGWEMTMGASASTSEIINARVAVESHLFGALSGLVLAMTVFLLTKKGVLSSTKS from the coding sequence GTGCGCTTATTACTTCTGTTAATTGCTATCAGCTTAGTTTGCCTAGGCCTTCAGTTCGAACCTTTCGCTTCCCAAGTTAACTGGCAACGTTATTTTATTCTTGAAGGTCAGTGGTGGCGAATCCTAACAGGAAACTTCACTCATACCAACTTTGCCCATCTAGGGATGAATCTCGCCGGTCTTTGGGTGATCAGTTTTATCTTCAAGCCATCCCCCAAGGCACTCCTTTTTAGCCTGATTATCGTTAGTCTTGCTATCGGCGGGCTGAACTTCCTAAGTAGCATGAATGGTTATGTCGGTCTCTCTGGCGTTCTGCACGGGTTATTCGCTTATTTTGCCCTTCAGGAAGCTTTAAACAACAGAAAAAGTAGCTGGCTGTTGGTCGTTGGCGTACTAGCAAAAGTTGGCTGGGAGATGACAATGGGGGCATCAGCTTCGACGAGTGAGATAATCAACGCGCGCGTGGCAGTGGAGTCTCATCTATTTGGTGCTCTATCTGGTCTCGTCTTGGCGATGACGGTTTTTCTGCTAACAAAAAAAGGCGTACTTTCTTCAACCAAGTCATAA
- a CDS encoding DEAD/DEAH box helicase, which produces MGFTSLGLSAPILKAIEEQGYDKPSPIQEQAIPAVLAGKDVMAAAQTGTGKTAGFTLPILERLDNGQRVKGNHIRALVLTPTRELAAQVQENVFKYSRHQKLTSQVVFGGVKVNPQMMKLRKGCDVLVATPGRLLDLYQQNAIKFDQLEVLVLDEADRMLDMGFIRDIRKILNLLPTKRQNLLFSATFSPEIRELAKGLVNNPVEVSVSKENSTAVTIEQSIYPADKRKKAPMLAKLIQDGNWQQTLVFCRTKHGANRLAFFLNKEGITAAPIHGNKSQGARTRALADFKSGDIRVLVATDIAARGIDIPQLPQVVNFELPHVSEDYVHRIGRTGRAGEVGKAYSLVEAAEASELFGIERLIQQVLPRLELEGFKPVNELPESKLDTRPIKPKKPKKPKKPKQPKAEHQDGQCSGDNARGNKPASKNKRHFGHSKPKGENKNGNGQRGEGKAKPRSGNASNKPRRPANRKPKAQ; this is translated from the coding sequence ATGGGTTTTACCTCTTTAGGCCTTTCTGCCCCAATCCTCAAAGCTATTGAAGAACAAGGCTATGACAAACCGTCTCCGATTCAGGAGCAAGCAATTCCTGCCGTACTTGCAGGTAAAGATGTTATGGCAGCAGCGCAGACAGGTACAGGTAAAACCGCAGGCTTCACATTACCGATCCTTGAACGTTTGGACAATGGTCAACGCGTGAAAGGCAATCATATTCGTGCCTTAGTATTGACCCCAACACGCGAGCTTGCCGCACAGGTTCAGGAAAACGTGTTTAAATACAGTCGCCACCAAAAACTTACCTCTCAAGTTGTGTTTGGTGGGGTTAAAGTTAACCCACAAATGATGAAACTGCGTAAAGGTTGTGATGTGTTAGTGGCCACTCCAGGTCGCCTACTCGACCTTTACCAACAAAATGCGATTAAGTTCGACCAACTTGAAGTATTGGTACTTGATGAAGCAGACCGCATGTTGGATATGGGCTTTATTCGTGACATCCGTAAGATTCTCAACTTACTGCCTACGAAGCGCCAAAACTTGTTGTTCTCTGCGACTTTCTCACCTGAGATCCGCGAGCTTGCAAAAGGCTTGGTGAACAACCCAGTAGAAGTCTCAGTGAGCAAAGAGAATTCAACTGCAGTCACCATCGAGCAAAGCATCTACCCAGCAGACAAACGCAAGAAAGCGCCAATGCTAGCCAAGCTTATTCAAGATGGTAATTGGCAACAGACACTGGTTTTTTGCCGCACTAAGCATGGCGCGAACCGCTTAGCTTTCTTCCTCAATAAAGAAGGCATTACAGCAGCGCCAATTCACGGCAATAAAAGCCAAGGCGCACGTACTCGCGCATTAGCAGATTTTAAATCAGGCGATATTCGCGTATTGGTTGCTACTGATATTGCCGCACGTGGTATCGATATTCCTCAGCTTCCTCAGGTGGTCAACTTCGAGCTGCCGCATGTCTCTGAAGATTACGTTCACCGTATTGGTCGTACCGGTCGTGCAGGTGAAGTCGGTAAGGCATATTCATTGGTTGAAGCTGCCGAAGCAAGCGAGCTATTTGGTATTGAGCGCCTAATTCAGCAAGTGCTTCCTCGCCTTGAACTAGAAGGTTTCAAACCCGTCAACGAGCTTCCTGAGTCAAAGCTAGATACTCGCCCAATTAAGCCAAAGAAACCTAAGAAGCCGAAAAAGCCTAAGCAACCTAAAGCCGAACATCAGGACGGTCAGTGCTCTGGCGATAACGCTCGCGGTAATAAGCCAGCCAGTAAGAACAAGCGTCACTTTGGTCACAGTAAGCCAAAGGGCGAGAACAAAAATGGCAACGGCCAACGCGGAGAGGGTAAAGCGAAGCCTCGTTCAGGTAACGCGAGTAACAAGCCTCGCCGTCCTGCTAATCGCAAGCCAAAAGCTCAATAA
- a CDS encoding NAD(P)H-dependent oxidoreductase produces MSKVVVISGHPNLESSYTNKVILQQLTQDVESIDVRRLDTLYADYQIDVEAEQKALLDAQVVILQFPFYWYSVPALMKKWIDDVFSFNFAYGPEGDKLKGKDFIISTTIGGPAESYDPLGYNHFTVEQLLHPIQQLAYLAGMNYQKPVYTNGMVYIPGVYNTQEGVEEKARDHSDRIVQQVSHLLESPEAKITALVRTWFEQMDKLEENSGIFHPMLRNDVVITAPEGEFQGIAGFNDWYKMLRETFKPNCTHQLEQIVVKQQDEAHIAELRVRLIAETTQGESINVLVNEEWKVDLDNGLPRIESYKVEPVAS; encoded by the coding sequence ATGAGCAAAGTCGTCGTTATTTCAGGTCACCCAAACTTAGAATCTTCTTACACCAATAAGGTTATATTGCAGCAGCTTACACAGGATGTTGAGAGTATTGATGTACGTCGATTAGATACGCTATACGCCGATTACCAAATTGATGTTGAAGCAGAGCAAAAAGCCTTACTTGATGCACAAGTTGTGATACTGCAGTTTCCTTTCTATTGGTACTCAGTGCCAGCATTGATGAAGAAATGGATTGATGATGTATTTAGCTTCAACTTTGCTTACGGTCCTGAAGGTGACAAGCTGAAAGGGAAAGACTTTATTATCTCAACCACGATTGGTGGTCCGGCAGAGTCTTATGATCCACTAGGTTATAACCACTTTACGGTTGAGCAGCTACTTCACCCAATTCAGCAACTGGCTTACCTAGCTGGAATGAACTATCAAAAGCCTGTTTACACCAATGGCATGGTTTACATTCCGGGCGTTTATAACACTCAAGAAGGTGTTGAAGAGAAAGCACGCGATCATTCAGATCGTATTGTTCAGCAGGTTTCCCATCTACTAGAGTCACCTGAAGCGAAAATTACTGCGCTAGTGAGAACTTGGTTTGAGCAAATGGACAAGCTCGAAGAGAACTCAGGTATTTTCCATCCTATGTTGCGTAATGATGTTGTGATCACCGCACCAGAAGGGGAGTTCCAAGGCATTGCTGGCTTTAATGACTGGTACAAGATGCTACGAGAAACCTTTAAACCTAACTGTACCCATCAACTTGAGCAGATCGTGGTGAAACAGCAAGATGAGGCTCATATTGCTGAGCTTCGCGTGAGACTGATTGCTGAAACTACTCAGGGTGAATCGATTAATGTACTAGTGAATGAAGAGTGGAAGGTGGATTTAGATAACGGACTGCCACGTATCGAGAGCTACAAGGTGGAGCCTGTAGCGTCTTGA
- a CDS encoding LysR family transcriptional regulator, which yields MKGTTYNQLQVFQAIVQEGSIRGAARKLEMAAPSVSQSLKLLESNVGLTLFNRTTRKIELTDAGRLLHERTLTAMESLNYALESVQELTEEPSGKLCITVPKFVYNTYLKTIFADFCRQYPQIELEISISDATLDIIKEGIDLGIRFGSIIEEGMVAKKLTEPMKEALFASPKYLEKHGTPKSLQDLSHHKLIQYRFITSNKYAQLNLMEDGQQIRVEVPYGLVVNDTDLMVDAAKEGLGIGRLVLPALQSELETGQLVPVLEDKWPTYPGLYLYFSRNSQKVKRVRVLIDYLVERFE from the coding sequence ATGAAAGGGACCACCTACAACCAACTGCAAGTCTTCCAAGCCATTGTTCAAGAAGGCAGCATCCGCGGAGCAGCACGTAAACTTGAGATGGCTGCCCCTTCTGTAAGCCAGTCTTTAAAACTGTTAGAAAGCAACGTTGGCTTAACTCTTTTTAACCGAACGACACGGAAAATCGAGCTCACCGATGCAGGGCGATTACTTCATGAACGCACTCTCACTGCCATGGAGTCACTGAACTATGCACTAGAAAGTGTTCAAGAACTGACCGAAGAACCTAGTGGTAAGCTCTGCATTACCGTCCCTAAGTTCGTTTACAACACTTACCTGAAAACGATTTTTGCTGACTTCTGTCGTCAGTACCCGCAAATTGAGCTAGAGATATCCATCTCTGATGCCACTCTCGATATTATCAAGGAAGGTATCGATCTAGGGATTCGATTTGGCAGTATCATCGAAGAAGGGATGGTGGCGAAAAAACTCACGGAGCCGATGAAAGAAGCTCTGTTTGCCTCCCCCAAGTACTTAGAAAAACATGGGACACCCAAGTCACTTCAAGATCTCAGTCACCACAAGCTGATCCAATATCGCTTTATTACTTCCAACAAGTACGCCCAGTTAAATCTAATGGAAGACGGCCAACAAATACGTGTAGAAGTTCCTTATGGGCTTGTAGTTAATGACACCGATTTAATGGTGGACGCAGCCAAAGAAGGGCTAGGAATTGGGCGCTTGGTTCTTCCAGCTCTCCAATCCGAACTTGAAACAGGTCAATTGGTGCCTGTACTCGAAGATAAATGGCCCACCTACCCGGGTTTGTATCTTTACTTCAGCCGCAATAGCCAAAAAGTGAAACGTGTTCGTGTACTGATCGATTATTTAGTGGAGAGGTTTGAATAA
- a CDS encoding transmembrane anchor protein: MYNSDMPNRAELPTAKQLIRSTLLALVGAFLLLITVILPAEYAIDPTGVGRVIGLTDMGEIKTQLAQEAAEDQARSEAMKTVEKVEQQPSTDTVDSVTLSKDSNDTAEVVWKDKILLSLKPGQGAEVKLVMDKGQTAQFTWSAKGGPVNFDTHGDGNGQSISYEKGRGVPNDQGELTAAFTGNHGWFFRNRTDNTVMVILRTKGDYSQMKRVL, encoded by the coding sequence ATGTATAACTCAGATATGCCAAATCGAGCAGAACTGCCAACAGCTAAGCAATTAATTCGTTCAACGCTTCTTGCTTTGGTTGGTGCCTTTTTACTTCTTATCACTGTCATTCTTCCTGCAGAATATGCAATTGACCCGACGGGAGTGGGCCGAGTGATAGGTTTGACCGACATGGGGGAGATCAAGACCCAATTAGCTCAAGAGGCCGCTGAAGATCAAGCGAGATCTGAAGCCATGAAGACAGTGGAGAAAGTTGAACAGCAACCTTCTACAGATACCGTTGACTCAGTGACGCTAAGCAAAGACAGCAATGATACCGCTGAAGTGGTATGGAAGGACAAGATCCTGCTGTCGCTTAAACCAGGACAAGGTGCAGAGGTCAAACTGGTTATGGACAAGGGTCAAACAGCTCAATTTACTTGGTCAGCTAAAGGTGGCCCTGTTAATTTTGATACACATGGTGACGGTAATGGTCAGTCAATAAGTTACGAGAAAGGTCGCGGAGTTCCAAACGATCAAGGTGAGTTAACCGCTGCTTTTACCGGTAATCATGGTTGGTTCTTTAGAAATCGTACCGACAACACAGTCATGGTCATTTTAAGGACTAAAGGAGATTACTCTCAAATGAAGAGAGTGCTTTAA
- a CDS encoding HupE/UreJ family protein: protein MNLFVLDEVIAMPVNWVASLRKGALYLVLASLTILSSDALAHAVAQGDKGYIQEITGTNIIAFMYLGAKHMVTGYDHILFLLGVIFFLYKMKHIALYVSLFAIGHSTTMLIGVYFNIGINSYIIDAIIGLSVVYKALDNLGAYQRWFGVQPNTKLATLIFGFCHGFGLSSKIIEYDISPDGLVPNLLAFNIGVEVGQLIALGTILIVMGFWRRHTSFVRQAYSVNVVMMSLGFMLIGYQLTGYVVAQ from the coding sequence ATGAATTTATTCGTTTTAGACGAAGTGATTGCTATGCCTGTAAATTGGGTAGCGTCACTGCGCAAAGGGGCGCTTTATCTCGTTTTAGCCTCGCTGACTATTTTGAGCTCAGATGCCTTGGCTCATGCTGTAGCACAAGGTGACAAAGGCTACATACAAGAAATAACAGGCACTAATATTATTGCTTTCATGTACTTGGGAGCAAAACACATGGTGACGGGGTATGACCATATCCTGTTTCTATTAGGTGTTATTTTCTTTCTTTATAAAATGAAACACATCGCGCTGTACGTCAGCCTGTTCGCTATTGGTCACTCGACAACGATGCTGATTGGCGTGTACTTCAATATTGGCATTAACAGCTACATCATTGATGCCATTATCGGATTGTCGGTGGTTTATAAGGCCTTAGACAATTTAGGCGCGTATCAGCGCTGGTTCGGCGTTCAGCCCAATACTAAGCTTGCTACCTTAATATTTGGCTTCTGCCACGGGTTCGGGCTTTCTTCGAAGATCATTGAATATGATATTTCGCCGGATGGATTAGTTCCTAATCTATTGGCGTTCAACATAGGTGTAGAAGTAGGGCAGTTAATTGCGCTTGGCACCATATTGATTGTGATGGGCTTTTGGCGCAGGCATACAAGCTTTGTCCGTCAAGCTTACTCAGTCAATGTCGTTATGATGAGCTTAGGTTTCATGCTCATTGGATATCAATTAACGGGCTATGTTGTCGCTCAATAA
- a CDS encoding DUF3147 family protein has translation MMWIITKYALTAGVVVLISEVAKRSDKAGALIAALPTVTILALIWMYVEGQGQQKLSNHAFYTFWYVLPTLPMFLVFPWLLTRYPFWISLSICAVISIACFALVAILVRQFGIDLT, from the coding sequence ATGATGTGGATTATTACCAAATACGCGCTCACTGCTGGCGTTGTCGTGCTTATTTCCGAGGTCGCAAAAAGAAGTGATAAGGCTGGAGCTTTGATCGCAGCGCTTCCAACCGTAACAATATTGGCTCTGATTTGGATGTATGTAGAAGGGCAAGGTCAACAAAAGCTTTCTAATCACGCGTTCTACACCTTCTGGTATGTGCTGCCTACATTACCAATGTTTCTGGTTTTTCCTTGGCTGCTGACGCGCTATCCATTTTGGATTTCTTTGTCTATTTGTGCCGTTATCTCAATAGCTTGCTTTGCATTGGTCGCTATTTTGGTCAGACAGTTTGGAATAGACCTTACATGA
- a CDS encoding nickel/cobalt efflux protein RcnA produces MDFVALLQQGNGWFFIPSAILLGALHGLEPGHSKTMMAAFIVAVKGTVKQAVMLGLAATLSHTAVVWLIAVGGMYISQKFTAEAAEPWMQLISGVIIVATGLWMFWRTWSEERAWHSAHNHSQDWKTQVVDTGHGHVALSLVGEGVDQRFQLKTLNSKPLKAEGVKLVPSDVGQQTIDVYEFIERDGYLESTSSLTQRDDVKVKLMIGHHDHTHDFDVHFHSNSDLNHEEKEYQDAHERAHAMDIQKRFADREVTNGQILLFGLTGGLIPCPAAVTVLLICLQLKAMTLGATLVVSFSIGLALTLVAVGVVAAIGVHKATSKWSGLNDIARRAPYLSGVLISAVGLYMGMHGYTSLMN; encoded by the coding sequence ATGGATTTTGTAGCACTTTTACAACAAGGTAACGGCTGGTTTTTTATCCCAAGTGCGATCTTACTTGGTGCTTTACATGGCTTAGAGCCCGGCCATTCGAAAACCATGATGGCAGCGTTTATCGTGGCGGTGAAAGGGACGGTCAAACAGGCAGTGATGCTTGGGCTAGCTGCAACACTTTCTCATACCGCAGTCGTGTGGTTAATCGCTGTTGGTGGTATGTACATCAGCCAGAAGTTTACCGCTGAAGCTGCTGAGCCTTGGATGCAGCTCATCTCAGGTGTCATCATTGTTGCAACCGGGCTATGGATGTTCTGGAGAACATGGAGTGAAGAGCGCGCATGGCATAGCGCTCACAATCACTCACAGGATTGGAAAACTCAGGTGGTTGATACTGGACATGGTCATGTGGCGCTATCGCTTGTGGGAGAGGGGGTTGACCAGAGATTTCAGTTGAAAACGCTAAACAGTAAGCCATTAAAGGCTGAGGGTGTAAAATTAGTGCCATCTGATGTGGGTCAGCAAACTATTGATGTCTATGAATTTATTGAGCGTGATGGCTACCTAGAATCGACCTCTTCTCTGACACAGCGGGATGATGTGAAGGTCAAGCTAATGATTGGACATCATGATCACACCCATGACTTTGATGTGCACTTTCACTCAAACTCGGATTTGAACCATGAAGAGAAAGAGTACCAAGATGCCCATGAACGCGCCCATGCAATGGATATTCAAAAACGTTTTGCAGACAGAGAGGTGACCAACGGACAAATACTTCTGTTTGGTCTAACGGGTGGATTAATTCCATGCCCAGCAGCGGTCACCGTTCTCTTGATCTGTTTGCAACTAAAGGCAATGACATTAGGCGCAACCTTAGTCGTGTCATTCAGTATTGGCTTAGCGCTGACTCTAGTTGCGGTTGGAGTTGTTGCGGCTATCGGCGTACACAAGGCGACATCGAAATGGAGTGGTTTGAATGATATCGCTCGTCGAGCTCCTTATCTATCAGGCGTTTTAATCAGTGCGGTGGGTTTGTATATGGGAATGCATGGCTACACTTCACTCATGAACTAA
- the rcnR gene encoding Ni(II)/Co(II)-binding transcriptional repressor RcnR: MSHTVKDQKKLKARVSKIQGQVNGLKKMLDEEHECQDVLQQIAAIRGAVNGLMREVIKGHLIEHVVLEEDKDQRETDMEIVLKVLDSYIK, translated from the coding sequence ATGTCACACACAGTAAAAGATCAGAAAAAACTTAAGGCCCGAGTAAGTAAGATCCAAGGTCAGGTCAATGGTCTAAAAAAGATGCTAGATGAAGAGCATGAATGTCAGGATGTTTTGCAGCAGATCGCGGCTATTCGTGGTGCCGTAAATGGTTTAATGAGGGAAGTGATTAAAGGGCATTTAATTGAACACGTCGTGCTCGAAGAAGATAAAGATCAACGCGAAACAGATATGGAAATCGTACTCAAGGTTCTCGACTCCTATATCAAATAA
- the sohB gene encoding protease SohB, which produces MEFLLDYGLFLAKIVTVVVAIVAILVVAKAVGGKSGSAKGELEITNLTDQHKQTVEQLEHHLHDEAFIKARDKAEKKQEKEKNKSREKEIKKASKEGDLDSKREPHLFVLDFKGSIDAKEVASLREEVTAILAVAREGDEVLLRLESGGGMVHGYGLASSQLDRIKAANLPLTIAVDKVAASGGYMMACIADKIVSAPFAIVGSIGVIAQLPNFNKVLKKYDIEYEQLTAGEYKRTLTMFGENTDKARDKFKQELEETHGLFKDFIRERRPDLELDKVATGEHWFGTQAHGLGLVDEIKTSDDLVVEACKDKTVLAIHYVEKKKLTSKLAGLAGEAADNVLMKLIDRGQRPIV; this is translated from the coding sequence TTGGAATTTTTGTTGGACTATGGGCTGTTTTTAGCCAAGATTGTGACTGTTGTGGTCGCGATTGTAGCGATTTTAGTGGTTGCTAAAGCCGTTGGTGGTAAAAGCGGTAGCGCGAAAGGTGAGTTGGAAATTACTAACTTAACGGATCAACACAAGCAGACCGTTGAGCAGTTAGAGCACCATCTGCATGATGAAGCGTTTATTAAAGCGCGTGATAAAGCAGAAAAGAAACAAGAGAAAGAGAAAAACAAATCTCGCGAGAAAGAGATCAAGAAAGCTTCAAAAGAGGGCGATCTTGATAGTAAACGTGAACCTCACCTGTTTGTTCTCGACTTTAAAGGCAGTATTGATGCTAAAGAAGTCGCTTCATTACGTGAAGAGGTGACAGCAATCTTAGCTGTGGCTCGTGAAGGTGACGAAGTGCTACTGCGTTTAGAGTCTGGTGGTGGCATGGTACATGGTTATGGCCTTGCTTCATCACAGCTAGATCGTATTAAAGCTGCCAATCTGCCACTGACCATTGCCGTCGATAAAGTCGCGGCAAGTGGTGGTTATATGATGGCATGTATTGCAGACAAAATTGTGTCAGCACCCTTTGCCATTGTTGGCTCCATTGGTGTGATTGCTCAGCTACCAAACTTCAATAAAGTGCTGAAAAAGTATGATATTGAGTATGAGCAGCTCACAGCGGGTGAATACAAGCGTACTTTAACCATGTTTGGTGAGAACACGGACAAAGCGCGTGACAAGTTCAAGCAAGAGCTAGAAGAAACACATGGCCTGTTTAAAGACTTTATCCGTGAGCGTCGCCCTGACCTTGAGTTGGATAAAGTGGCAACAGGTGAGCACTGGTTTGGTACCCAAGCTCATGGTCTAGGTTTGGTTGATGAGATCAAAACTTCAGATGATCTTGTGGTTGAAGCGTGTAAAGACAAAACCGTACTTGCGATTCACTACGTAGAGAAAAAGAAGCTGACCTCAAAGCTTGCTGGATTAGCAGGTGAAGCGGCAGATAATGTATTAATGAAGCTGATTGATCGCGGCCAGCGTCCGATTGTCTAA
- a CDS encoding YciK family oxidoreductase, translated as MEYAVSSDALKGKVILVTGAGAGIGKQAALSYAEHGATVILLGRTVKKLEQTYDEIEAAGYPQPAIIPLDMKGATKQNYLDMVDTIEGQCGRLDGVLHNASLLGVISPFDQIGEDTYDDIMQVNVKAQFLMTQALLPLLHKSEDARIVFTSSTVGHSGRAFWGTYAMSKFATEGMMQILADELSDTTIRVNAINPGATRTGMRAKAYPAEDADLLKTPQDIMPLYLYLMAPEGKTVNGECIDAQPKK; from the coding sequence GTGGAATATGCTGTTTCTTCAGATGCCTTGAAAGGTAAAGTCATACTGGTGACTGGCGCAGGTGCTGGCATTGGTAAGCAAGCTGCTCTCTCTTATGCTGAGCACGGTGCAACAGTGATTTTACTTGGTCGTACAGTGAAAAAACTGGAACAGACTTACGACGAAATTGAAGCGGCGGGATACCCTCAGCCAGCAATCATCCCACTCGATATGAAAGGCGCGACTAAGCAAAACTACCTTGATATGGTTGATACCATTGAAGGACAGTGTGGTCGTTTAGATGGCGTTTTACACAACGCAAGCTTACTTGGTGTGATTAGCCCATTCGACCAAATCGGTGAAGACACTTATGACGATATCATGCAGGTCAACGTCAAGGCTCAGTTCTTGATGACTCAAGCATTGCTGCCTCTACTGCATAAATCAGAAGACGCGCGTATTGTCTTTACTTCATCAACCGTTGGTCACAGTGGTCGTGCCTTCTGGGGCACTTATGCTATGTCGAAGTTTGCCACTGAAGGAATGATGCAGATCCTTGCTGATGAGCTTAGCGATACCACAATCCGCGTCAATGCGATTAACCCTGGTGCGACTCGTACGGGTATGCGTGCTAAAGCTTACCCTGCTGAAGATGCAGACTTGCTCAAAACGCCACAGGATATTATGCCTCTCTACCTTTACCTGATGGCACCAGAAGGTAAAACAGTCAATGGCGAATGTATTGATGCTCAGCCGAAAAAATAG